In a genomic window of bacterium:
- a CDS encoding LuxR C-terminal-related transcriptional regulator, with the protein MNEFRHLIHSLRKAGNAGQLKTSFMDRAGDGLGADMFGLYLFDPASQQPSEILVRHISDGFILEYEELKQEGEPGYQRLLRTKKAVSDTAVYPASRWKRSPLYRLHRKYKFYHYLCAPILHGNRIVGMLNLGRKQEGACFKRQTQDCANQVCRVMSERLHYFSRSAESEADPAPNSLEKFGRLRAERAVLRAHLDQVIAQAEALPAEEAALLWDSLAADQRAPLDYFDVGGYRYVLLSPAAESLDGDPAAELTQDELEVLREAALGEANKAIGYDLGVSIRTVSRRLASAMTKLGIRSRVLLARACRPTPKPDSATS; encoded by the coding sequence ATGAATGAATTCAGACATTTGATTCATTCGCTTCGAAAGGCCGGCAACGCCGGCCAATTGAAGACCAGTTTCATGGACCGAGCCGGCGACGGCTTGGGCGCCGACATGTTCGGCTTGTATCTCTTCGACCCCGCGAGCCAGCAGCCCTCGGAGATTTTGGTTCGGCATATCTCCGATGGCTTCATCCTCGAGTATGAAGAGCTCAAACAGGAAGGCGAGCCGGGGTACCAAAGGCTTCTCCGCACCAAAAAAGCGGTGAGCGATACGGCGGTCTATCCGGCGAGCCGCTGGAAACGCTCGCCGCTTTACCGACTGCATCGGAAATATAAGTTTTATCACTATCTCTGCGCGCCGATCCTGCACGGGAACCGGATCGTCGGAATGTTGAATTTGGGAAGGAAGCAAGAAGGCGCTTGTTTCAAGCGCCAGACCCAGGATTGCGCCAACCAAGTGTGTCGGGTGATGAGCGAGCGCCTGCATTATTTTTCGCGGTCGGCCGAATCCGAGGCCGACCCGGCGCCGAATTCCTTGGAAAAGTTCGGGCGCCTGCGGGCCGAGCGCGCCGTTCTGCGGGCCCATCTCGATCAGGTCATCGCCCAAGCCGAAGCCCTTCCGGCCGAGGAGGCGGCTTTGCTCTGGGACTCACTGGCGGCGGATCAACGGGCTCCGCTCGATTATTTCGACGTTGGGGGATACCGCTACGTTCTGCTCTCGCCGGCGGCGGAAAGCCTCGACGGCGATCCTGCGGCCGAGCTGACCCAAGACGAGCTGGAAGTGCTCCGCGAGGCCGCCCTCGGGGAGGCCAACAAGGCCATCGGCTACGATCTTGGAGTTTCGATCCGAACGGTTTCGCGGCGGCTTGCCTCGGCCATGACCAAGCTAGGCATTCGTTCGCGGGTGCTGCTGGCCCGCGCCTGTCGCCCGACACCGAAACCTGATTCCGCTACTTCTTGA
- a CDS encoding helix-turn-helix transcriptional regulator produces the protein MAPRIPPQDLNAYVVRLGKKSYVLLRYSGVPEEGPVRLTPAERRVALALLQGLSNREIGDLRGSSPRTVANQIASIYRKMGVRSRAELASRWSRRLSLAAVDHE, from the coding sequence ATGGCTCCAAGAATTCCGCCCCAAGATCTAAATGCCTACGTCGTTCGCTTGGGGAAAAAATCCTACGTCTTGCTTCGCTACTCCGGCGTTCCCGAGGAAGGCCCGGTCCGCCTCACCCCGGCGGAGCGGCGGGTGGCGCTAGCCTTGCTGCAAGGTCTATCGAATCGGGAGATCGGCGACCTGCGGGGGAGCTCCCCTCGGACCGTCGCCAACCAAATCGCCAGCATCTATCGAAAAATGGGAGTCCGTTCCCGCGCCGAGCTCGCTTCGCGGTGGTCTCGGCGCCTTTCCCTGGCGGCCGTTGATCATGAATGA
- a CDS encoding serpin family protein, with translation MRFSRWCLASLAALCLASNPDSALGQAPSPADPAAMSQLAAAHNRFGFKLLKQLGGGQAGQQNLFLSPASIVWAFDMVLNGAGGATYQAISQALETGNLSLEQINQANAALKNSLEAADPKVELAVANSLWGKEGVGFLPAFLEAAKKFYAATLSTLKSAAQVNSWVSEKTRGKITEILRNEDIKPDTILILVNALYFKGLWSKPFDKAQTLDRDFQFPAGTKKTPMMHQTGSYRYAETPAYQAMQLPYGAGRLRLTLVLPAKNTSLGAWMQGLDAKAWGDLRQAMESRPGRIALPKFKVEYGVELLKPLAALGMAPAFGGQAEFGKIADLGAGQRLYISDVRHKTFVELNEEGTEAAAVTSIGMRATGMPPPPKPPFEMVVDRPFFIAIEDQQTGLILFMGAVAEPKI, from the coding sequence ATGCGCTTTTCGAGGTGGTGTTTGGCCAGCCTAGCGGCCCTTTGCCTTGCTTCCAACCCCGACTCGGCCCTCGGCCAAGCTCCGTCGCCGGCCGACCCGGCTGCGATGAGCCAACTGGCGGCAGCCCATAATCGTTTCGGCTTCAAGCTGCTCAAGCAACTCGGCGGCGGCCAGGCCGGCCAACAGAATCTCTTTCTCTCGCCGGCCAGCATCGTCTGGGCCTTCGACATGGTCTTGAACGGCGCCGGCGGCGCGACCTACCAAGCCATCAGCCAAGCTCTCGAAACCGGAAACCTGAGCCTCGAGCAAATCAACCAGGCCAATGCCGCTCTCAAAAACTCTTTGGAAGCGGCCGATCCCAAGGTCGAGCTGGCGGTCGCCAATTCGCTCTGGGGCAAGGAGGGCGTGGGCTTCCTGCCGGCTTTCTTGGAGGCGGCGAAGAAATTCTACGCCGCGACCCTTTCGACGCTGAAGAGCGCGGCCCAGGTGAACTCCTGGGTCTCCGAAAAGACCCGCGGCAAGATCACCGAAATCCTTCGCAACGAAGACATCAAGCCCGACACGATTTTGATCTTGGTCAACGCCCTCTATTTCAAAGGCCTGTGGAGCAAGCCTTTCGATAAGGCCCAGACCCTGGACCGGGACTTTCAATTCCCCGCCGGAACCAAGAAGACCCCGATGATGCACCAGACGGGTTCCTATCGTTACGCCGAGACGCCGGCCTATCAAGCGATGCAGCTGCCCTACGGAGCGGGCCGTCTGCGCCTGACGCTGGTGCTGCCGGCCAAGAATACGAGCTTGGGCGCCTGGATGCAGGGCCTCGACGCCAAGGCTTGGGGGGATTTGCGCCAGGCCATGGAGAGCCGGCCCGGCCGGATTGCCCTGCCCAAGTTCAAGGTCGAGTACGGTGTCGAGCTGCTCAAGCCGCTGGCGGCTTTGGGGATGGCGCCGGCCTTCGGCGGCCAAGCCGAATTCGGCAAGATCGCCGATTTGGGAGCCGGCCAGCGCCTCTACATCAGCGATGTCCGCCATAAGACCTTCGTCGAGCTGAACGAGGAGGGCACCGAAGCCGCGGCGGTCACCTCGATCGGGATGCGGGCCACCGGCATGCCGCCGCCGCCCAAGCCGCCCTTCGAAATGGTGGTCGATCGGCCCTTCTTCATCGCCATCGAAGACCAGCAAACCGGTTTGATCCTTTTCATGGGCGCGGTCGCCGAGCCGAAGATTTGA
- a CDS encoding CBS domain-containing protein, with protein MSLKNMVKAVEVVTLPPNATVLEASKKMTERLIGSILIVEGENLVGIFTERDLLNRVVSAGLSPQATLLSQVMSKNVRTVDLSESVEAVFQRMETTKCRHIPVVEGKKLVGVVTMRNILEWLTDQMKEENLFLKNYIQS; from the coding sequence ATGAGCCTCAAAAACATGGTCAAAGCCGTCGAAGTCGTCACCTTGCCGCCCAATGCCACCGTTCTCGAGGCCAGCAAGAAGATGACCGAGCGCCTCATCGGCAGCATCCTGATCGTCGAGGGCGAAAACCTGGTCGGGATCTTCACCGAGCGCGACCTGCTCAATCGGGTGGTCAGCGCCGGCCTTTCGCCCCAGGCCACTCTTCTGTCCCAAGTCATGTCCAAAAATGTCCGCACCGTCGACTTGAGCGAGTCGGTCGAAGCGGTCTTCCAGCGGATGGAAACCACCAAATGCCGCCATATCCCGGTGGTCGAGGGCAAAAAGCTGGTCGGGGTCGTGACGATGCGGAACATCCTCGAATGGCTCACCGACCAGATGAAGGAAGAGAATCTCTTCCTGAAAAACTACATCCAATCTTGA
- a CDS encoding cupin domain-containing protein, translating to MKKRMTVVGLAALLLSGLGGMNQAAAQETGPHLIYNVLQYIPQSELIPLGDPAGLGGTVLEGDVELKGRIDYLENGMMAGIFQTTTQGGFKVRIVLPFTEHGTVILGSFTVTDEYGNKNTYRPGDSYFVEQGHTILWEQKSPIMQKSFFNYTTP from the coding sequence ATGAAAAAACGAATGACCGTCGTCGGTCTCGCCGCCCTGCTGCTGTCAGGCTTAGGCGGGATGAACCAAGCCGCGGCCCAGGAAACCGGCCCCCACCTCATCTACAACGTGCTTCAATACATCCCGCAATCGGAATTGATCCCGCTCGGCGACCCCGCGGGCCTAGGGGGAACGGTGCTGGAGGGGGACGTCGAGCTCAAGGGCCGGATCGACTATCTCGAAAATGGAATGATGGCCGGAATTTTCCAGACGACCACCCAGGGTGGCTTCAAAGTCCGGATCGTCTTGCCTTTCACCGAGCATGGCACCGTGATCCTGGGTTCCTTCACCGTGACCGACGAGTACGGGAACAAGAACACCTATCGTCCCGGCGACAGCTACTTCGTGGAGCAAGGCCACACCATCCTTTGGGAGCAGAAATCGCCGATCATGCAAAAATCGTTTTTTAACTACACGACGCCTTGA
- a CDS encoding acyl-CoA dehydrogenase, whose amino-acid sequence MTPLLLVLSILILVALLYWGRAYWAWVLAAATAFAAWYLSGIESPKLFYALAGLTGLLALLFGFRPLRRLLISRPLFPVFAKILPKMGATERIALEAGTVWWDGEIFSGRPNWKKLLAFKPKELSAREREFLEGPTEELCRMLDDWQVTQLRDLPPEVWTFIKEKKFFGMIIPESYGGLGFSAYAHAQVITKLSSRCITGAVTVMVPNSLGPAELLHRYGTEEQKSYYLPRLADGREIPSFALTEPEAGSDAAGALSHGVVERGVYEGQEVLGMRLNWSKRYITLGPVCTLLGLAFRLYDPNGLLGPVKDLGITCALIPPHLPGIEIGQRHDPLGVPFQNGPNFGKDVFVPLDFIIGGPKMAGKGWRMLMECLGAGRGISLPSLSVGANQVCVRVIGAYATVREQFDTPIGYFEGVEEPMARIAGNTYWATATRRLTLAAVDEGQQPAVLTAIAKAYLTESMRRVVNDAMDVQAGAGIIQGPRNILGKGYKSVPIGITVEGANILTRSLIIYGQGAIRCHPFVHREMEAVEQKNVKEFDRSFFGHVGFVFGNLTRASLLAWTGGALASAPGAGELKRHFGKLSRYSAAFVTISDFAMATLGGALKRREKISGRLADALAWLYIGSAVLKKFHDEGRPPAERPAMEWAMTYALFQIQKALRGVLENLPNRPAAWLLKLKLFPLGARLKPPSDRLGAELAQSLLEDREARLALTKDIYLPDQNEIGLGRLEAALDAVVEGHKVEAKIRRAIHERKLKRGPREEMPKRALDAGILSPAELEILQKAAELRHEVIQVDAFTPQEFCRLHE is encoded by the coding sequence ATGACGCCTTTGCTCCTGGTCCTGTCGATCTTGATCCTCGTCGCCTTGCTCTATTGGGGCCGGGCCTATTGGGCTTGGGTGCTGGCCGCGGCCACCGCCTTCGCCGCCTGGTACCTGTCGGGAATCGAATCGCCGAAGCTCTTCTATGCCTTGGCCGGCCTGACCGGCTTGCTGGCGCTGCTCTTCGGTTTCAGGCCCCTGCGCCGGCTCCTGATCTCGCGGCCGCTCTTCCCGGTCTTCGCCAAGATCCTGCCCAAGATGGGCGCAACCGAGCGCATCGCCCTCGAGGCCGGAACGGTTTGGTGGGACGGCGAAATCTTCAGCGGCCGGCCCAACTGGAAGAAGCTGCTGGCCTTCAAGCCCAAAGAGCTCAGCGCCCGGGAGCGCGAATTCCTCGAGGGCCCGACCGAGGAGCTTTGCCGGATGCTCGACGATTGGCAGGTCACCCAGCTCCGCGACCTGCCGCCCGAGGTCTGGACCTTTATCAAGGAAAAGAAATTCTTCGGCATGATCATCCCCGAGTCCTATGGCGGTCTCGGCTTCTCGGCCTACGCCCACGCCCAAGTCATCACCAAGCTCTCCAGCCGTTGCATCACCGGCGCGGTCACCGTGATGGTGCCGAACTCCTTGGGACCGGCCGAGCTGCTCCACCGCTATGGCACCGAGGAGCAGAAGAGCTACTACTTGCCGCGGCTGGCCGACGGCCGCGAGATTCCGTCCTTCGCCTTGACCGAGCCCGAGGCCGGCAGCGACGCCGCCGGCGCCTTGAGCCACGGCGTCGTCGAGCGCGGCGTTTACGAGGGCCAGGAAGTGCTCGGCATGCGCCTCAACTGGAGCAAGCGCTACATCACCTTGGGTCCGGTCTGCACCCTGCTGGGCTTGGCTTTCCGGCTCTACGATCCCAACGGCTTGCTCGGACCGGTGAAGGATTTGGGCATCACCTGCGCCCTGATCCCGCCCCATCTGCCGGGGATCGAGATCGGCCAGCGCCACGATCCCTTGGGGGTGCCGTTCCAAAACGGGCCTAACTTCGGCAAAGACGTCTTCGTGCCGCTCGACTTCATCATCGGCGGCCCCAAGATGGCGGGGAAGGGCTGGCGGATGTTGATGGAATGCCTCGGCGCCGGCCGCGGCATCTCGCTGCCCTCGCTCTCGGTCGGGGCCAATCAGGTTTGTGTCCGGGTGATCGGGGCCTATGCCACGGTCCGCGAGCAATTCGACACGCCGATCGGCTATTTCGAGGGAGTCGAGGAGCCGATGGCCCGGATCGCCGGCAACACCTATTGGGCCACCGCGACCCGACGCCTCACCCTGGCCGCGGTCGATGAAGGCCAGCAGCCGGCGGTTTTGACCGCCATTGCCAAGGCCTACCTGACCGAGTCGATGCGCCGGGTGGTCAACGACGCGATGGACGTCCAGGCCGGCGCCGGCATCATTCAGGGGCCGCGGAATATTTTGGGCAAGGGTTACAAATCGGTTCCGATCGGGATCACCGTCGAAGGCGCCAACATCCTGACTCGTTCGCTGATCATCTACGGCCAAGGCGCGATCCGCTGCCATCCCTTCGTTCACCGCGAGATGGAGGCGGTCGAGCAAAAGAACGTCAAGGAGTTCGACCGGTCCTTCTTCGGTCACGTCGGCTTCGTCTTCGGCAACCTCACCCGGGCCTCGCTCTTGGCCTGGACCGGCGGGGCTCTGGCCTCGGCGCCGGGCGCCGGCGAGCTCAAGCGGCACTTCGGCAAGCTGTCGCGCTACAGCGCGGCCTTCGTCACCATCAGCGACTTCGCCATGGCGACGCTGGGCGGCGCCCTCAAGCGCCGGGAGAAGATCAGCGGCCGCCTGGCCGACGCCCTGGCCTGGCTCTACATCGGCTCGGCGGTCTTGAAAAAATTCCACGACGAAGGCCGGCCCCCGGCCGAAAGGCCGGCGATGGAATGGGCCATGACCTATGCTCTCTTCCAGATTCAGAAGGCCCTGCGCGGCGTCTTGGAGAACCTTCCCAACCGCCCGGCGGCCTGGCTGCTGAAGCTCAAGCTCTTTCCGCTGGGCGCCCGGCTCAAGCCGCCGAGCGACCGGCTCGGCGCCGAGCTTGCCCAGTCTTTGCTGGAAGACCGCGAAGCCCGCTTGGCTTTGACCAAGGACATTTACCTTCCGGACCAAAACGAGATCGGCTTGGGCCGTCTCGAGGCGGCGCTGGACGCGGTGGTCGAGGGCCACAAGGTCGAAGCCAAGATCCGCCGGGCCATCCATGAGCGGAAACTGAAGCGGGGGCCGCGGGAGGAGATGCCGAAGCGGGCCCTCGACGCCGGGATACTGAGCCCGGCCGAGCTCGAGATCCTGCAAAAGGCCGCCGAGCTGCGCCACGAGGTCATCCAAGTCGACGCCTTCACTCCCCAGGAATTTTGTAGGCTCCATGAGTAG